The genomic interval CGGCTTTCAGACGGGGCCGCGCATAGCTCTGAGCAACCAGATTGATAGACTCCGTGGCTCCCCGGGTAAAAATGATTTCATGGACACAGGCTGCATTCAGGAAAGTGCGTATTTTTGCGCGCGCATCATCATACAGATCCGTGGATTCCTGACTCAGCCGGTGTACGCCGCGATGCACATTCGAATAATGGTATTCATACAACTTTTTAACCGCATTGATCACTGCAGCCGGGCGCTGCGCGGAGGCCGCATTGTCGAGATACACCAGCGGTTTGTCCCACACCGTTCTTCCAAGGATCGGAAAATCATTGCGGATCGAAGCAATGTCATACTGTGCTGAGTTGGTCATACCTGAACTTTCTCGAGCCAGGCATAAACCAGCTCTTCAATGTAGGCTTTGGCTTTTTTACACTTCACTTCATCAAGCACTCCGTTGGCAAACGCCAGCACAAGCATGGCATGCCCTTTTTTCGGATCGATGCCGCGGGTCTGCAGATAATAAAGGGCCTGCTCATCCAGTTCACCGACCGTTGCTCCGTGCGTACACTTGACATCGTCGGCATAAATTTCGAGCTGCGGCAGCGTATTGACTTTAGCCTTTCGACTGAGCAGCAGATTGCCGTTATTCTGCACCGCATCCGTTTCCTGAGCATCTTGCTGCACCAGAATCCGGCCGCAGAAAACTCCGCGCGACTGATCATCCAGAATTCCTTTATACAACTGATGACTGTTACACTTCGGCACCGCATGATCCATGAACATATGGGTATCGAAAACCTGGCTGTCTTTCAGCAGATAAAGGCCGTTGCAGATTGCCTCGCCCCCTTCGCCCATCAGTTTTCCGCGAATATCATTCCGTCCCAGGGCGGCCCCGAACGTGACCGCATGGTTGCTGAAAACGGATTCCGTGCCGAGGTGACTTTCCAGCGTCTGAAAATGAAAGGAGGCCTCGCTTTCGCGCTGCACTTTATAGTGATCCACAAATGCCCGGTCCGCAGCAAAGACTTCCGTCACCACGTTGCTCCAGTACTGTTTTCCGGAGCGTCCGATGTATTCCTCAATCACCGTCACCTCTGCATCCTCTCCCGCTGAAATAAAATTGCGCAGGTGAAACGCCGCCCCGTCCACATCCGCCAGATGAACCACATGAATGGCCGCATCAAGCTTGGTGCCGTCTGTGACTTCTATAAAACAGCCGTCTGAAAAATACGCGGTGTTGGATGAAACAAAGGCATTCTTCTGATTCGCCAGCGTGCCGATACGCGAATCAACCAGATCAAGAATCGAACCGATGCAGACGCCATTCGGCAACTCATCAAAATTTGATTTTTCACGGCACAGTTTTCCGTTTTCAAAAACAACCGTGATTTTATCCAGAGCCTGAAATTCGAGATCCGACGGTTTCCAATCACTGGAAAACTCAGCATTCGCGACGCGCGAAACATCGGTGAAACGCCAGAGTTCTTCTTTGGTCGTCGGAAAACCGACTTCCTTAAAGTCCGCCTCGGCTTTTTGTCTAAGTGTTGCGAGGTCCATCATTTCTATTCCTCAACCCAGGATGCATAACCTTCGTTTTCGAGCTCAAACGCAAGGCTTTTATCACCCGATTTCACGATTTTCCCATCAACCA from Verrucomicrobia bacterium S94 carries:
- the sufD gene encoding Fe-S cluster assembly protein SufD, whose amino-acid sequence is MMDLATLRQKAEADFKEVGFPTTKEELWRFTDVSRVANAEFSSDWKPSDLEFQALDKITVVFENGKLCREKSNFDELPNGVCIGSILDLVDSRIGTLANQKNAFVSSNTAYFSDGCFIEVTDGTKLDAAIHVVHLADVDGAAFHLRNFISAGEDAEVTVIEEYIGRSGKQYWSNVVTEVFAADRAFVDHYKVQRESEASFHFQTLESHLGTESVFSNHAVTFGAALGRNDIRGKLMGEGGEAICNGLYLLKDSQVFDTHMFMDHAVPKCNSHQLYKGILDDQSRGVFCGRILVQQDAQETDAVQNNGNLLLSRKAKVNTLPQLEIYADDVKCTHGATVGELDEQALYYLQTRGIDPKKGHAMLVLAFANGVLDEVKCKKAKAYIEELVYAWLEKVQV